GGGAGAACAAAATAAAGACCAATATAGAAATTATTTCCAATGAGAACGGAACTACCGTTTTGCTGACACTTCCTATTAAAAATTAAAGGTATTAATGCGAATTTACGAAGGATCTTTACGAATATCGAATTATATTAGGCTAATTTATATCTGATTAAATTTACAATATCTTTTTTTTAAAATTTGTATTCTAATATTATTTAGTTGTAATATTGTACATAAAAACTTATAAAGTAATATAGGTTAACATGCGAAAAAATGATAAAAAGAAATCTTTTTTTATTTGTTGCAACAATTTTTGTAACAAGTAGTGCATGGGCAAAAGCAAAGATTCCATTTGGCAGAATTGACAAAATCGAAATTGTAGCAGATTTGCCTGACACTGCAAAATATGTAGCAAATGCTGGCTCAAAAGAATACTTAGATTTGGCACGAGTTCATCAGGAATATAATATTGCCTGGATAATTCCTGTCTGGATTACGCAAGAACCAAAATTAGTGTTGACTCATAAAGATAGTGACGAATTCTATGAATTAACAAATGTAGAGCTTGACCAAATTATAAGTGATAATAAATTAAACAAGGAAAGTCTTGTAGAACTTGGACTTTATACAAAATATGGCGGAAAGCTCATTTTACTATTGATTATCGGACTTATTGTATATGGAATTTTTTCTAAAGACAAACCTAAAAACGTAAAACCAACAAATATTTAAAATCAAATTAACAAAACAAAAAATTTATGAATCCATTATTTTTAATTCCAGTCGTATTGGTAATTGCAGGTGTAATTTTTATGATTTATATGAACAAAAATCATAAGGCTGCAAAATCAGAAATTGATTTAGATTTTGAACGAACTAAATATGACCAATACAAACAAGAACTCTTAGCTCAGGATTTTTCACAATTAAAACAATGGATGAAAGGTAAATCTATTGATGCGTTTACGTCTGCATCTGTGCCGCAATCGACAAGTAATAAAGTCCAGGAAATCGTATCTGATGGTTTAAAAAATGTTGCATTGTCTGCAATTGGTGTAAAACTTAAAAGAATAGAAACGGATTGCTTTTGGGCTTTGAGCGGAAACGATTTGCATTTCTTTAGCACTAATACAGTAGGCGAATTAGATGAACATATTATTTTTGATAATTTCAGAATTGAAGATGCTAAACTTGAATATGGTGGTATCCTGAAATCACAATTAGGTGTTTATTCTAAATCTTCAGAAGAATATTTGCCAAAAACACATATCATCACTTTTAATATTGACGGTAGTCCGTTATCACTTGAAATTCACGATAGACTTAATTATGTAACCGACCCAACAGATATGTTAAATTTGAAAAAGCAATTAGAAACAAGAGCAAAATATCAGGTAGTGGGCGAAAAATTTGTAACCATTTTACAAAACAAAGTTCCTAATTTAAAAATGGCTTAAATAGTTATGGGATTTTTTTCAAAAATTTTAAACTCATTTAAAAGCATAAGATTAAATAAAAAAAATGAAGTAAGAGGCTATTTATTAGACCACTTACTTATTGGTTCAATGTATGCCGAACAACAATCGGCATACTTGAATTCTTATGAAACAGGTTTAAACAAATCCGATATCGATAAATTAGTTGAAACTTACTGGGGCATATATAATAAAGATCAGGCGATTGAAATTCTTCAAAGTTTGCACAACAGGAATCAAGATGAATATATGGATGTCGTTTATAAAGCATTTGAGGATAGAGAAAATTATGTCGACATTTTAAAATCAAACCTGCCAAAAGAAGACGACGTATTTGATTATTATTTGAACCTGTTTAGAGCGCTAAATAATATTGTTCCGGAACTAATTGAACAGAAAATTATGACCACTTTTTCTCAAATAAAAAAGACAAAAGATAGTGGTTGGAATTATGGAAGAAGTGCTTTTTTAGCACGCTGTTGCTATGAATTAGGTTATCTTTCAGAAAATGAACTTAAAGAATATTTAGCAAAATCATACACAGATTTAAAAAAATACTGCAGCACCTGGCAAGAATATACAACGAGCTATATTTTTGGAAGAGCAATTTGGGGTGGCACAAACAACAATGGAATGGTGCAAATTGCAAATGACTTGTTGAATAACGACAATAGTCCGCTTAAAAATAAAACATACCTCTAAAAAGATACCGATTGCATAATAAGGGTTTTAGATCACCTTATCGCACACTCAGGAATCTAAAATAGTATAAAAAACAAAATCATAAAACATTAAAAAGGTGAAAAATAAAAAATCACTAAACTTTTTTTGGGGAATTATAGGAACCATTTTAGGATGTACATTGTTTAAGCAGTTTGACTTTGAAAATCTAAAATTTAAACACACTGGTTTAGCCATTGTTTACATTATCACCTTTGTGTTTTCAATTTATTTTCTAGTAAAAAACTACAAGCAAACTAAGTAAAATGAAGAGAATAATTTATCTTTTTATAATTGGACAACTATTAATAATAAGCTGTAATGATAAATCACAGAAGAGAAATAAATTAGAAATTAAGTCAAGTACAAAAAGAGATAATTCAAGAAAAAAAAGTTTACAAACTGTTCAAATAATTAATAAAGATAGTTTGGATATTTCCTTCATAGGGAAAACAACACAAGAATTAAATAAGTATAACTTTCATGTGTGTTTTGGAACAATGCTTGAAGGATATTCTGAAAATGAAGAATATGCAGTTTCAGAATATTCTTTAAATATTGGTAATTGCAGAAATGGAAAAAGTAAAATAACGATAGAGAAATTCATTAATTATTATGACGAGGTAAAAGCAAATTTTGTAATAAAAGATGAACTAATTGTCAAAAGTAGTTACCCCAAAAAATGTTATTCAACAATTATTTTAAAATTAGAAAATACTGAAGAAAGTAACTATTTAATTGAATACGAAGATAATTCAAAGGCAGTTCTAACAAACATTCATAGACTTTGGGAAATAAATTTGAATGAAATGAAATTTATTAAAATTGAAAAACCTGAAAATTTTAAA
The sequence above is drawn from the Flavobacterium sp. N2038 genome and encodes:
- a CDS encoding DUF1266 domain-containing protein encodes the protein MGFFSKILNSFKSIRLNKKNEVRGYLLDHLLIGSMYAEQQSAYLNSYETGLNKSDIDKLVETYWGIYNKDQAIEILQSLHNRNQDEYMDVVYKAFEDRENYVDILKSNLPKEDDVFDYYLNLFRALNNIVPELIEQKIMTTFSQIKKTKDSGWNYGRSAFLARCCYELGYLSENELKEYLAKSYTDLKKYCSTWQEYTTSYIFGRAIWGGTNNNGMVQIANDLLNNDNSPLKNKTYL